Within Pecten maximus chromosome 15, xPecMax1.1, whole genome shotgun sequence, the genomic segment TCTGGAAGAAAATTCATCCTCAACTCCAATTCGTAAAATGCTAAATGGTAAGCCCGTCTTTTTTCTGAAACCTGTATTTTATGTGCGatgatgttattgttatcatattttttaaatctaatGATTCTATATTCAAACAATATGTGAAAACCTGTGCTATATGTTACTGCATGTTAATTGTTTAACTTATCATTCCAATTTGCGTACGGATCATTGGAACACAGATAAAGTTATGATGTGTTGAAAGGTCTTATTGGGTTTATTTTGGAGGTTGATATAGCAAGTAGTTACAGTGGGCATTTTCGGAGAAAATTGGTTAGTAGCAAGTTGACACATCGTGCAGAGAAAAGCTCTTCTGAATCGAGTGGCACTTTGTTTTATTGCATTGCAAGATTTTTGTGCAAAAAATGTTCGATGCAGTGAAATGCAGAAACAAAATGTTTGATGCCtcatataaattatttattttcccTAAGGCTCGATCCTCCATAGATGTGGGTGTTTCcaatatgaccctgactgttggtataccCCCATGGGCAGTGTGTGTCTCCTTAGCAATCGTTTATATATGACCTTAGTCATTTGTGTCGCCCCAATTGAATTATGCTCTCTGTTTATATCTAGTAACGAAATTTGATTGttcatatgtttataaaataaaaattaccaATTAATTTTCCAGGCCTGCGTCAGGACGGTCACATACTGACACCGGATGAATCTGTGGCCAACCTTGAACAGATACTAGAGGACAATGCGTTTGAAAATGCCGATCATGTGGACAACTATCGTCAGACAGCCCAGCCATATAGGACAAATTTGTACATTGAAACATAACTTTCATGCAAGAGTCATTCGATGCCCAATTATTTCCAATTGAAATCAAGGCCTAACCCTGTGAAAGTTCCTAGTAGCTGAACATAACTATCAATGGAATCAGTGTAatgaaatgtgatattttatgttgatTCGAATAAATTATGATTGGtattatattttcatcatcgaAAAGACTTCAGCTGTTTTAAAGAGAATTTACTCACGTGtacgatgaaaaaaaaatcaataaaaatgaaagaTACGAGCAGGAATGCGTCACGATGTTAATGGCGAGACTAAGTAAATAACAATTGAACTAAAATTATGGATAATTATGGGTTTATTCAACTTATCCTATTACAATCGAATGGAGAAATATGGCCGCAGTATATCAGAGACCCAGAAAGAGTACTGGTAGCCCAAAACCGGGCAATACCAGCACCTTCTGTGGTACCACAGAAGATCTGAACCCACTAGGTTACACTGAGCGAGTCTAAGACACAGAGTGCCAACCGTTTACCAAAACTCTCATTTATGTGAATCTTATAACCACAGGCCCCCAAAGGTAACAAAGGTGGGCATAAAACTCTCCTCCTTAGGTACCTGAAGGAGGAGTGGGCCCTGCGGTAACACGGAAACCCTTACCTGCCACTGACCTGCTGTACAGCAGGGGTGACTAGAGTAATTAGCCGGCTGACCTCATGCTGTCCCCTCTGACTCTTTCTGGGTTCCGCCCCCGCCCCTTATAAAACCGCGACATGGAGTAGATGATCTACAATTGATCATTGTTACTGTACAccatttaaaattaataaacatTTCCCATAGTTGAAAATATCCCCCAATAACTGAAAAGAATATGGATTGTCTgaggcctgtatatatgtatatacatccaGCCTAGTTTACCAAACTTAAgagatatatttcaatatctcGAAACCAAGGACATATTATAATGTGCTAAATATCATTTGCATTTTAACTTAATGTCCATGTGCCTAAACGTGATTGTCCACATCAACTTAACTTTTATATATCCAATACTGATACACAAGGGCACAGAAAATCGCCCTTCTCACAATGTATTGACAAAATCTGTATGTATGTCAATGTTCACAATTGTGTACCTTACCAATGTCCTAGTGTCTTCTGGCACCACAGCACACAACCTACGCTCCAGGAATAAATTCGAACAGTTCACACTTAAATCAATGACACCATCTGCATCCCACTGGCTGCACTGCAGTGTCGACATAGAATTCAAGGTTTCACATCCGCACAATACAGTTACACAATATTTCCATACTCAGGAACTCTGtcaataaacaaaacatccTTGGCAGTATTCAAGCTCTCTACATACCTATACGTTTAACTTAAGGGAGGGATGGGAGGGTCAAATTTTCCAATTTTCAGTTCGTTGATGTCCGGCACCATGAATCCTGAATTCTTGAAAAAGCTGTGTAGCATTATTGTATGTGGACCAGGTGCTCCTGGCCATTGAATgtgaaaacaattttttctcCTCTTACCTTAGATCTTCAAAAGATGGGCAGGGATTGGGGTTGGAACCGATGCAGCTGCTGGAGCTACTCTGCGAAACCTGGACTACTGTTTGCGGGAAATAGCATCGGCAATAACATTATGTTTACCTGGAATATGTTCTGCTCTAATGGTAACATTAAACCGTAAGGTTAATAAAACCAGTGGGCGTATCAATGACATCACTGATCTGGACTTTGAGGTCTTTTTATTTAGTATACAAACAACTGCCTCATTGTCTATGTGAAATAATACTTTTCCTTATTTTGAAGTCTATTGCCCCAAAGTGACATGGCTACATATATAGGAAATAGCTCCAAAAAGGTTAAATCTTTCAAAACCCTGACTCAGACCACGATGTGGGCCATGTTCCATAAGACCAAAGCCCTCCAAAATATATGCCAAATCCTCTACCCAGACCCCCTGCACTATCAGTAAAAAGGTCTAGTGAAGTGTTAGATATCCAGAGCCTTTCTGGTATTACTGTAACACCGTTGTAATTTTGCAAAAACTTAAGCCAATGGGATTTCTGGTAACCAGAGATAGCGTCAATCATGCGTCTACAAAAGGCTCTCCCCGGTGATATAACCCTACAGGCAAAATTAAGCAAGCCTAACACCGACTGTACCTCGCGTAATGTTACCTTAGTAGAATCTAACAATTGTTGAAGCTGTTTGACCAACTCCGATATTTTTTCCCGCGTGCGGTCTTACTATGGCGTAAACCTCTGTGGCATGATTCTAATCAACACGAATGTCTTCGCAACATTTTGTGATCCGTCACTGTCTCGAGTCGTAGTTAACGTAACGTCAGGGGCCTCCTATATTTATGTGCCGTCTCTCCACCTATATTGCTCAGGTACATCCAATAGTTTATTTCCCTTGTCCACATGTTAAATAACCTACGACGATTGTAATTACTAGCATGTTATTCAATTTGACATTAAATAAGGTATCATAaacagtatgtacatgtacgccTGAAGTTTGTATGTTTGGAGGTTGCAGTATGCCCATGTTTCCCCTTTTTAATAGCACGAAACTGTTGCTGACTTTATATTCCTACCTCATCGAAGTCTTATGTTAgtattaatacaaaaatattacaccCAACTGCTGACATATTAACAAGGTGAAACACAGGAAAAGCCGTCAGTGGGGATACGCTTCGAGTAGCTTTGCATTTCAGTGCATacatacttaaaaaaaaaaagaaaaaaaaaaaaagaaaaaccgACCAAAAGTTGGCGACTCCAGTGTGCAGTCAGCATTGTTTGCAGAACTTCGAACAATTGAAATTGGTCGTTTCGAAGCCAGTCGAAGATCGCTACCGTAGCACAGTCGATGAATCGGCCGCTAGCTCGGCCGCTAGCTCGGTCGCTTTTAGTCCATTTTCTCATTTTCTAATCATGTTCAcatcaaacaagaggcccatgggccttaacgtcATCTGATTCATAAAGCCCCTGGTCTATTGTTGTAAACCatattggatttcggactgacaAAAAATTTAGCATATCGCATGGCTGCCATGTTAAAGgttttacgaggctgaaaaataacactttgttTGCTCCCCAAACTTAACATTCTCACCAATTTctagctcaatggcaccagtgaaGCTGGAGAAGAACTTTAAGTTTTTAAGATGGCGGtaatcttggatttcggactgacaAAAAAATAAGACTAAACTGGCGCTTACTCCAAACTTCCGACTTTTAAAGTGTTAAATCTTAATTGTGGATATAAAAGGAGAAGGGActaatgttgttttctttcaataCTAGCCAGATGCAGATGAAAGGGCTGACGTATAAAACCGAATACACCTAGCAGGACACTttaccaggtcacattatactgacaaaggtCGAACCAATGGTCACCCTCCGAAAATTATGAAAGTTGATCAAACTGAAATTCAAAGCGAGTCTCCCAAAAGTAATTTAGCAGGAGTAGTAACTGCCAATTTTACAGattggtatgttttgtttagGGGAAATAACCAAAATTCTGATTGAGAGCAAAATTTAGGCAAACCAAATGGAAACACCAGGAAGTAGAAAAGTAGTTAAATCGCCTCTTGCGAATCAAGCATGACGGCAACAGGTACAACTATTACGATTTAGAGACAGAGCGATTACAAGATCTTCGTGTACACATTAAACTgtattctgttttatttacgATTTCAGGCAAAGCTGCCCGTGATATGTTCTTCCGAGTCCTTTCTGCCGAAGAACCAACTATTCGGGTTCTGACATACGCCCCAGGTGCTGTTGACACAGACATGTTGCGGGATCTGGAAGCAAATTTATCCTCTACATCATACCGTGAAGTGTTAAAAGGTTAGCCCGTCTTCTTTGTGAATCTGTTGATTGTAAAACCTGTCTTTTTacatccaattttttttttacatccaATGAAACTATGTTGAATAAATGTTTGAATATCGTAATAAATGTCACTGCATGTCGATTACCACCTCACCATTCCAATATAGGAACGGGTCTTTAGAACACAGCCACACGTAACGATTAATGAaagggtcttattgggtatatgatgaggggggagggggtgtTACGGGATATCGCAAGTCGTAGCACTGGGCATTTTCGAAGTAAATTAATCAGTGGAAAGCTTACAACACGTGAATAGAGGATATGCATACATAAGGAAGGGGTCTCCTGAATTAAATGGTACTGTTTGTTGAAACTGCAACCGAGTTAAGTGCAGAAATTGTCCGATGAAGTCAGATGGAAGAAAAATTGTATTATGCCATATGTCTATATATTCTCTAGTGCCTTCTTCCCTTGTTGTTTGGTCATGCGTAACGTATATGACCCTCACTGTTGATGTTCTCCTTGGCATCCGCCTACACATGACCCTGGCAGTTGGCATTCCATTTGacattcgtcctcatatgaccctcgCTGTCGATATTCCCTTTGACCACCGTCCCCATATTTCTCTCGCTGTTggtatttcattttacatcCATCCCTATCTGATCCTCGCTGTCGGTATTCCCTTTCACCACCATCCCCATATGACCCTCGCTGTTGGTATTTCCTATTGATAtctgtccccatatgaccctcGCTCTTGGTATTCCCATTGACATGCGCCTTTATAatcctggctgttggtttcCACCCCGGCTGTCTGTGTGACCTTATTATCCGATTCTTGTATGACCTTAGGTCTTGTCCCAAGTTGAATATACGCTATGTTTACATCCAGTAACACAATTTGATTTTGCCCTGTGTTTTAAGCAAACAATTACTAATTTATTTCAAGGCCTGCGTCAGAATGGCGAAGTAATGACACCGGAGGAATCTGTGGCCGACCTGGAACGGGTGCTGGAGGACAACACATTTGATAATGCTGCACACGTGTACAACTATCTTCAGACAGCCCAGCCATATCTTGACAAATATTTACACTGAGACATAACTTTCGAGCAAGAGTGATTTGATGCCCAATTATTTCGAGGGATATCAAGGCCTATCCCTGTGAAAGTTCCTAGCAGCTGAACATTACTATAAATGGAATCAGTGTAATGGAATGTGTTATTTTATGTTGATTCGAATAGGTGATGATAGGGATATGTTTATAATCGAAAAGACTTGAATTACTTACGTGTACGAAAAAAGTAgtcaataaaaaaatgaatgataCGAGCATAAAAGCGtcaagattttattttcaattactCAAACAAAGTATAGAAATCTATTAATACatgcatttatatatttgatagtGAGCTTGAAATTTCTCACCATTTTGTCTAAGCAAAATCTAAGGCAGAATACAAACGTCAGGGTATAACTTAACGATAACAAACATAAGTGGGTACTCATCAAAAGGACATAACGTCTAACAGTTATGTCTGAAAAAATTGAGTACTGATAAATATTAACTCGATGTTGAAAGGGTTCTGACTTGGCCAAACACATAAAAATTATCATGCATAGAGAACGTGTATAATATTCATATGGTACAAATGACCTACATTAGTTATTGCCTGTTcttttaatgataaaacattgtcCGTAATCTGTCGCTCGTGAGAAGGAATATTCTGCAAAGAAACCTTTAGCCTTTGGTAGATGATTTACATATTACACCACAGGAGACGTCTGAGCAGGGCCTGAATACTGTCGATGTACAAAGTAGACTGTGTCGGGGATACACACGTTATAATACACCTGTGTTTAACACATAACGTACTGTACAAGTTCTGTTATTTTAGATAAGCTAGGGGCGACATGGAGAAACAAGAGAATATTTTCCTAAAAAAGAGTTTCGTAGCCATTACCGGTGCCAGTAGAGGAATTGGTAAAAGCATCGCCCTGATGTTTGCAGTGAAGTTTCCCCAAAATTCGGTCTTGTTACTGATGGCAAGGAATGTGGAGGATTTGGAAAGCGTCAGGACGGAATTGCAAGCAACGGCTCCCAATATAACAGTATTAGTTCGACAGTATGATCAAGGAAAAACTGATGAaggatattttaatggaatatttGATAGTATAATCACTGAGAACAAACTTTCAAAGGATGATTTTGAACAGGTAATGCTTGTTCATAACTGTGCTTCAACCGGTGACAAAGACAAGACCGCGCTTCAGTTGTTTGACGCCGACCGCGTGCGGTCTTACTATGACGTAAACCTCTGCGGCATGATTCTACTCAACACGAGTTTCTTTACAACATTTTGTGATCCTTCACCGTCTCGAGTCGTAGTTAACGTAACGTCAGGGGCCTCCTGGACTGCAGTGCCGTCTCTCCACCTATATTGCTCAGGTACACCCAATAGTTTATTTCCCTTGTCCACAATGCACTTGTTAAATGTCTTACGATTGTAATTACTAGCATGTTATTCAATTTGACATTAAATAAGGTATCATAaacagtatgtacatgtatgcctGAAGTGTGTATGTTTGGAGGTTGCAGTATGCCCatgttttcccctttttaaTAGCACGAAACTGTTGCTGACTTTATATTCTTACATCATAGAAGTCTTATCATGTTTgtattaatacaaaaatattacaccCAACTGCTGACATATTAACAAGGTGAAACACAGGAAAAGCCGTCAGTGGGGATTAACTTCGAGTAGCTTTGCATTTCAGTGCATACATACTTCAGTAACGTATCTGGGTTTAGAatcttctaaaaaaaaaaaaaaaaaaactcaacaCATTATTCTTTTGTCTGTGACAGtgatttaaagatgagaaaaaCCGACCAAAAGTGGGCGACTCCAGTCTGCAGTCAGCCTTGTTTACAGAACTTTCGAACAATTAAAATTGGTCGTTTCGAAACCAATCGAAGATCAGTTCCGTAGCAAAGTCGATGGATCGTCAGCTACCTCGGCCGCATTTAgtccatttttttcattttttaatcattttcacACCAAAGaagaggccaatgggccttaacggtcatctgactcatGAAGCCCTTGTTCTATTGTTGTAAACCATATTTGGTTTCGGActgacaaaaaaataacacttggtcagaaccatcccatggctgccatgttaaaaaaataacacttggtcagaacCATCCCATGGCTGCCATGTTAAAGgttttacgaggctgaaaaataacactttattTGCTCCCCAAACTTAACAttctcaccaatttccagctcaatggcaccagtgaaACTGGAGAATaactttaatttatatttttcaagatggcggtaatcttggatttcggactaaCAAAAAATATGACTGAACTGGCGCTTACTCCAAACTTCCGACTTTTGAAGTTTTAAATCTCAAGGGTCAtttatatagcagaataatgttgaatttcaaacacgaataaatatcttaaaatttgcacaaaaatagacatataatataccaaaatgtttgtttggacatgtagtgtcttaaaatcacaacttatttgatgtagatgctaacaatttcttctatagagttactttgcggtaagttgtagcatggaataattctaagtcacaaaaatatccaaaaCTGAgacagggtaggagcatttgtttgaccggatttgactttatgtaggtataaacacatattttgttttgaccttgaaatgcaaatggcggctgtggatgatattacacaaatatggcataaagggggGCATTTAACCATTAAAATGCTTCAATATCATACTTCTTAGATATCTGATTAAAGTAAGAATGacctttttaagacaaattgtcaaactggtgagtttttggcctttttcagaaatatatatcttttaccccaaaATGAACGGAGGAACAaattttcctaaaaacagtcttcctgccGTGTCTAGCGTTTTGTATAGTATCTAACAAGAGCATATTTAACGTTTGAAATACTTTCTTATATGCAATAATTGTGAGATATTATacacaaccgccatttgcatttcaaggtcaaaataaaatcagtgttaatacatatcataaagccaaaactagtcaaaccaatgcttCTACTTTGTGCTTTAGActcttgtgagcaaaacgacatgactgttttgcacgataaatgcgatacaaatgagttaattatgtccccatgaaacatacatttttctcgtgttttgttgaaattagCAAACAACTGAACAAAGTAAATGTCAACAACAAGGTccacagtttgacatgatacatatcaacattttatcaagttacttctattaAATTGCACCCTAGTAAGGATTTATAGCCTTCTAAAATATCAACTattttggctggatttgctgttttgATGCCCCTGAATTGAGGATATAGTAGAAGGGACtaaatgttgttttcttttaataCTAGCCAGATGCAGATAAAAGGTCTGAAGCATAAAGCCGAATACACCTAGCAGGACACCttaccaggtcacattatactgacaaaggcCGAACCAGTGGTCACCCTCCGAAAATTATGAAAGTTGATCAAACTGAAATTCaaagtgatttaaaaaaaaacctatttaTCAGGCGTAGTAAGTACCAATTTCACACATTGGTATGTTTCGGTTAGGGGACAGAACAAAATTTCTCATTCCCACGGCATCGAATGCTCTGATTGAGGGCACAAATTAGGCAAACCCAATGGAAACACCAGGAAGTAGTTTAACCGCCTCTTGCGAATCAAGCATGACGGCAACAGGTACAACTCTTACGATTTACAGACAGATACATTACAAGAGCATGACTCCGTGTAcacataaaactgtattgtgttttatttacgATTTCAGGCAAAGCTGCCCGTGATATGTTCTTCCGAGTCCTTTCTGCCGAAGAACCATCTATTCGGGTTCTGACATACGCCCCAGGTGCTGTTGACACAGACATGTTACGGGATGTGGAAGCAAATGCATGGTCTACATCATACCGTGAAGTGTTAAAAGGTTAGCCCGTCTTCTTTGTGAATATGCTGATTGTAAAACTGatctttttatatacaattattttgtttacatcaaATGAAACTATGTTGAATAAATGTTTGAATATCGTAATAAATGTCACTGCATGTCGGTTACTACCTCACCATTCCAATATAGGAACGGGTCTTTAGAACACAGCCACACGTATCGATTAATGAAAGGGTCTTATTGAGTATATGATGAGGGGGTGTTACGGGATATCGCAAGTCGTAACACTGGGCATTTTCGAAGTAAATTAATCAGTGGAAAGCTTACAACACGTGAATAGAGGATATGCATACATCGGGAAGGCCCGGGATCTCTTGAATTAAATGGTACTGTTTGTTGAAACTGCAACCGATTTAAGTGCAAAAATTGTCCGATGAAGTCAGACGGAAGAAAAATTGTATTATGCCATAAGTTTATATATTCTCTAGTGCCTTCTTCCCTTGGTGTTTGGTCATCCGTAATGTATATGACCCTTACTGTTGATGTTCTCCTTGGCATCCGTCTacacatgaccctggctgtttgcATTCCCTTAACATCTGCCCAAACATGATCCTGGCTGTCGGTATTCCCCTTGacattcgtcctcatatgaccctcgATGTCGATATTCCCTTTGACCACCGTCCCCATATAACCCTCGCTGTCGGTATTCCCTTTGATatccgtccccatatgaccctcGCACTTGGTATTCCCATTGACATGTGCCTTTATGATCCTAGCTGTTGGTTTTCATCATGGCTGTTTGTGTGACCTTATCATCCGATTCTAGTATGACATTAGTCGTTGGTCTTGTCCCAGTTTGATTAAACGCTATGTTTACATCCAGTAACACAATTTGATTTTGTTCTGTGTTTTTAAGCAAACAATTACTAATTTATTTCAAGGCCTGCGTCAGAATGGCGAAGTAACGACACCGGAGGAATCTGTGGCCGACCTGGAACGGGTGCTGGAGGACAATACATTTGAAAATGCTGCACACGTGTACAACTATCTTCAGACAGCCCAGCCATATCTTgacaaatatttacaatgaGGCATAACTTTCGAGCAAGAGTGATTTGATGCCCAATTATTTCGAGGGATATCAAGGCCTATCCCTGTGAAAGTTCCTAGCAGCTGAACATTACTATAAATGGAATCAGTGTAATGGAATGTGTTATTTTATGTTGATTCGAATAGGTGATGATTGGTATATGTTCATAATCGCAAAGACTTGAATTATTTACGTGTACGAAAAAAGCAgtcaataaaaaaatgaaagataCGAGCATAAAAGCGTCAAGTCGCAAACATGcaaatacaatattaaaaaaaatataccaatTTGAAATTTTAGATGGGGCAACCATCTTGTATAAAATTCAGCACCAAAAGTTCAACTATATTAACAACAAATTACACAATTAATTCCCCCTGACAACAAGCGGCTAgacatctatatattttacatctccATGCCGGCACTTTTGGAAACTTCTCCCACCTGAATATTCAATCAGTAGGCCCtgatgcattcaccttccttATAAATCTTCTGCCAAAACGgggaaatatcaaaacattggACATGTTAACATAGTGTGTATGTAAGTATGAGAAGCATAGAATTGGTGAATGGTCTCCTTGCTACAGAGTCTGAAACGCTAAAACGATCATGCCATTGTCGGTCTTTGAATGCTTTcctatgtatataacacattttttACTTACTGAAGCGAGATGTCGAGCCTCAGTGCATCGCATGCAATGAACTATTTACTATTAAGTGGACGACCTTCAAGAGGCAAATTCTGTAACAGCATAACTTGTCTTAATCTTgcatttaaaaatgtaaacatatacattattttgaacAACCTGACGGGCTGACATGACTAACAATGAATACATTGTTCATATAAACTATAAATGAGTGAACAGACACATTTTTGCAAATTTCATGTTTGATGTTTCGTTTTTCTTGTTTTGCTGACCATTTATTAATCCTGCTGACTTTTGTTGTGTTGATGGGCCATTAAGGATGTAAAAATGATCAAAGCAATAAATTTGCAGTGACATAAAGAAATCAAAAGCCTAAATCGAGTCCAGTGTGTTCAGTGTGCCTTGTTCAAGTTATTATATCGGGATATAACACTAGG encodes:
- the LOC117344217 gene encoding sepiapterin reductase-like: MEKQENIFLKKSFVAITGASRGIGKSIALMFAVKFPQNSVLLLMARNVEDLESVRTELQATAPNITVLVRQYDQGKTDEGYFNGIFDSIITENKLSKDDFEQVMLVHNCASTGDKDKTALQLFDADRVRSYYDVNLCGMILLNTSFFTTFCDPSPSRVVVNVTSGASWTAVPSLHLYCSGKAARDMFFRVLSAEEPSIRVLTYAPGAVDTDMLRDVEANAWSTSYREVLKGLRQNGEVTTPEESVADLERVLEDNTFENAAHVYNYLQTAQPYLDKYLQ